Sequence from the Solea senegalensis isolate Sse05_10M linkage group LG1, IFAPA_SoseM_1, whole genome shotgun sequence genome:
TCTCTTCCATCGCTGAggtgtttcctcctcctcctcctcctcctcctcctcttcctcttcctcctcaatatcctcctcctcttcccagGCGAGTCTTCTGAGATTCTTCTGTGTGTTCGTCCTCAGTCCCAGGACTCCGGCTCGTTCTTGGCATTCTTTCAAAGCCTGGTTCTCCTCCTGCAGGTTCTGCAGTGCACTCCTGTGAGACATGAAGCCACTCCGGTGTTAGTATACAGGAGATGTCAGGTGTAAAATCcggacacagagacaacaatAGTACAGTACAAATATGCACCTCATCTGGGCCACTGATGTGAAGCCATCGCTCTCCAGGTGTGACCTTATTTCCTCAAGCTGGCCTTCAAGCATCCTCCTCGCTTCCTCAAGCTGCTTTACATCAGCTCTCTGGGACAGCACTCCCCTCACCAGCTCTGCAGCCACACCCCTGGCTTCACATGACTTCTCAGACccctaacaaaaaaaaaagtcacatttctaTTATCGGTTAAAAGTTTAAGTAAGTatgcaattaaataaatatgtggcCACAAACAGTCTGAACGTGAGGACGTTACTCTCTGAAGGACACTCAAACATTCTACCTGAGCGATGGCCGTCGCTTTAGCATCATCCTCCTCTATGCTGTCGGTGAACTcatcgctgctgctgttgccgccGTCTTCAtcgtctccttcctcctcctcgtcctctgtATTGAGCTCTagaatcacaaaaaaaacattcactcaaCTGAGTCCCTCTTTTGTCCGAATCAGAATCCCAACGTTTTTCTAGTTAGTCGTGcgttgtctgtgatgtgtccttGTCTGGTGTTCATTCTGTTTCCGTCTGCACTCTGCATCACCACTTTGGAAGTCATGGGACTAAAGGGAAATGTTATGTCATACACTGTGAACCAGCCAACAGTACACTCAAGGCAGTAcaacccagtgtgtgtgtgtgtgtgtgttcatgacgATAACGTCAAACcatttcaagtaaaaaaaaaaccaacaggtTTATTAATTGGCTTGTGGTTCATTTATATTCCCCTACATGAATGTTTGGGGGTGTTTATGAGTGaatactgaacacacacactcactcgcaGAAAGAGCCAGTGAGGCGCACATAAATGCACGCTGGTTTGCTGCCAGGAAGCAGAGGCTCAGTGGAAAGAAGCACGCAGGAATTTCCAAAGGAAAACTGTGGTACAGTCTTCATGATAttcaatattcacacacacactcactatgTGACACTGTGCACGTCTATAGGTGTGACTATGGGTGTGTATCGCTTCAGCTGCTCAGTGTATTGTTCACACGTAATATGGGATTATTAACAATCAGGGGAAGTTCAAAAATGACCAATGAAAAGATCCTAAAAATAGACGACAGTTAAATGTTATGATGTGTCTTTGTAGTGTCGCAATGGGCAGGTAATTCGAGTCAAACCTCCGGGTTATTATCGATCGAACAATGTGCTCTGTAAGCTGAACTGAGTGAATGTGGGGCCCTGTTTACATACCGAGACACTACGTACTGTCAACACTTCTATTCTGGTGTCATGTGGCTGTGCGCCGTGTCTGTTCAGGGGTGCatctgtcatttaaaataagatatatcattgtgtgtattttctgtacTATGTTATATTCTAATAGTTTGAAAGTGCGTCCCTTGTTTGGTTAAATGTGTAACAATCCTGGACACTTTTAACTCGGTGTTACAATGGAACAGCCATGCAAACGGGAAAACCATGCCACAGTCTCATGCACGAGGGAGCAAGGACATAAACAACACAACGGATTTAGATCTGGAAATGCCATATACAGCTTTTGATATTTATTGTCAATATTTCAAACTATTAATAGTGTGTTTACTTGTAGCTTAAATGCTTTTGAGGACAAAGGAAGTCAGTAGTGTTTATAGCAGGCATGTATGGTTCACGTGGATTGAACAGTGTGGGTTGTTCACAGGGAAaagagaatatactgtatatcaaggGACCaagtgggggggaggggtttaGGTTTGCGACATTTCTAAACCAATTTAATACAATGAAGAAAAATCCATAACAGAAGTGCTTTTGATAAAAAGCCAGCacgtttatttttgtttaatttaacatacaaaaaaaaaaagatgtgttgaCAAGGATTACTAGATGAGAGATAAGGACAACAAACTTTGcctcaaatgtattattaataataataataataataataagtgagaGTTATTTCTGGCATTCACGTCTCGTGTGATATAACTGTAGAATAACTTCATACTATATTTCACTATTATCTTGGAACAAAGCCGAACGGTGGTTCAACTAGCAAGTAAACTACAAAcaatgcatttcattttcacgTTACTGTGACATATCAGCTACTGCTTAGTATCTTCTGACTTTATGTTTCACACAGACTAAACGGCCACTACAGCAGAGCAGGTTTGTTAGAGTGCgaatgaaagcaaaaaaaagcaaaggtcCAACTAAGCTGCGGGGAATGACtcagtcatctttttttttgatttgttgtttcttttggtGAGGGGGGGGGCGTGTTACGTGTGCACGTCCGGTTCACAAACAagatgatataaaataaatgagggaTGGTGAGACGTTTCAAGGCATGAGCTTGAGTTTCTCCACAAGACGTGACTTCACTGTGACAGTAAGGCCGGACGCTGAGAGACAGtacacagaaatggcagtacAGAACAGtcacactgcaaagaaacacgCAGGCAGTTTTcataaaacaagataaaaaaaacttttccacACCACACTCACTGAATatattaagaaataaaaactcTGAGTTGCATGTTGTCACTTCATACTGGGTGAGATTAACGTGAGCACACAGCTGTGAGCAGTACTTGTGCTATGTGAAGCTTTCTGTAGCCTACACTGACGgtcattttcatttccactCAACACTCTATGTTATTTCTCATGAGGTTTTTGTTTCCATCATAACAATGACCGTCAGTGGCTACAGGCTGCTTCCTCTCAACATACAACTGCCACCACACGTCGTGCTGTTGTGACATCACTGAATGTTAGTAACAGCGGCCCCTGCAGGCCTGGATGCTCCACCCCGCCTGTCCCCACCTCCAAAGTCAGGCTGCCGCTTGGCTGCCCTTTCCAGTGCCAGGGCCATGTTACAGGTCCTGGCCAGGACTTCCTCCAACTGTCCACGCAGTGCCTGCACTGAGTCTAGCTCAGTGTGGAGTGCCTGGATCTTCTCTGAGCTGCTGCcacgaggaggagaggaaagagaagcaTTTTAGGGCATACAttataaattattcaaattaaaaaaaaaaaaagaaaaagaaaaaaaggttataCGTTTCTCTACCTGTCACTCTTGTTGTGCACATGCATGAGATTCTGGTATAGTCTCTTCTCTGCCCTCAGGGCATCATTCAGCTTGTTGTACTCTGATACAAGCTGCtccagcacgcactgagtcagATTGGTAGACAGGGTCGGGGTCGAGAAGGACagagatatataaataaataaatctgtcgTTCTGTGTCAGTACTCCTAAAAACAGTGTAATTGGCTGCAGGATGAAGACAAATCTTACTTGCTGATCACCGCTGGCTTTTTGGGCATCTCCTTGGACTTGCTGGTGAGCCAAAGATAAATGCAGAGCAGAGAGCTCCTCCTGCAAGGCGAGGGAATAAAGATGGGACTTGTAGCTGTCAGAATGAAAATTATACACAAGGACAATGGTTATGCATGATCTCACACATACCTGAGCCGCCCGCTCCTTCTTCATTGCCAGTTGCAGCTCCTCCTGTAGAGCCTTCATCTCTCCGTCACTCTCTTTAGATGACAGCTGCATCGCCTCTTCCTGGCTCTGCATCAGCTCCTAGTGAGAAAAAGTACACTGTGAAGATCAGGCATCCAGGAGacggaggaggaaaaacaatcaTGCACGGAATGGTACCTTGATGAAGGCCTCCTTCTCTTTGAGCAGACCCCGCAGATGCTCCGTCTCTCCTCCCATGTCTCTCTCCTTGTCCCGTCTCACCTCGCACAGCTCCTGTTCTTTAAGCGACAGTTGGCTGCGCAGCTCCTGCAGCTGGCTGCTCCGCTCGCTGATCACTAAGGACAGTCTGTAGGTGTGGTCCTGGAGAGAGGAGGCGTGAAGCGGTTAAAggttttcaaaatgtctttttgtgaaAGTACCAGCGACATGGTCTACCTGCAGATACTGGTCTTTGGAGCTGAGCGCGTTGAACAGATCCTGGACCTGTGCTTGGTGATGATTAGACTGGCGGCTACGGTCAGACAGCAGCTCCTGGAACAGTTTCTCCTTCAGGGCCAGACGAGCCTTCAGCTCCTCCACAATATCAGTGGGACCAGACTGAACTCGGGCAATTAGGGCTGCCGTCAGGTCctgcacacaaagagacagcgagaaaagaaagagacagaaataaagagagggagagagagtgaaggcTTTATGGCTTTTATTGTCCTTGAATTGTTTGGTGTGTCCTTTTCAAAGCCCTTGAAAACCAGCTCAGGTAGACAAACCTGTGTTACTTGTCTTCACTTTCacgttaaatgtgtgtgtgtgtgtgtgtgtgtgttacctgggtCTCCTGGCTGTGGCTCTGCAGAGTTGCCTGCAGCTGCTTGATGAtggtctctttttctctcagtgtGTTTCTCTCCTGCTCTTCACTCTGCTGCTTCAGCCACTGCAGGTTCCTGTAGGCCTCTGCCGCCTGCTCCAGCTCTAGCTCTTTACTACGCACCAAACCATCCAGACTCTGACAGAATAGTCATGGGACAGGTGTGAAAATGTACGCCTGGAATGTGCAACTCTCAGGGCTCATCTTTGTATCGAGTGTAATAAGCATACCGTGATGGTCTCTTCGTTGTTGGACAGGATGCAGCGCAGTCTCTCCAAGTCCCGTTCCTTCTCCCTGAGGGCCAGTTGGAGCCTCCTCACCTGACCCTCACGCTCCTCCAGACTGCGGAACTTGTCGTCGATGGAGCGCTGCAGACAGCGAGGGGAGGGAGAAAAATCACACTGCTGCTATTTTTGTTCACCCTAGACTGATAGTCATTGTGTTCCACACAGTGTTTAGCTTTGTAGACCAATATGAACAATGATCTTTGACATGTGGActtgtcttttcatttttaggtgcgtgtgtgtatttgtgttttaccTCCAAAGCCCTGTCTCTATCTTTAATCCGCTCTCTTAGTTTCTCCAGCAGGGCATCTCTTGATTTGGAGTTTGCTGTTGTTTCCAGCATATCCGAGTATTCCTATAAAGATATGAGAGACATCAGATATCTGTACATGTGTGCATACCTTTGTCTCCACATACTATAGGCATGCACAAGGTGCATTACTTGTAATTGCTGCTCCTTGTCTTGCAGAGAGTGCTTGAGTTGTGCAATGGTCTTGTCCTTTTCCTGCACCACAGAGACTTTCTCTGCCTCGCTCTCCTTCAGAGCGGCTTCTTTGGCCTGAAGCTCAGAGCGACTTTTCTGAAGGGCACAGTGCAAGTCCTGCAGCGCGGGGGACAGGGCATATTACATATGCTGCATTGTTCGCTCGCAATAACATGATGACAGACGCACTACTAACCTGGTTATGTTTTTCAGTGACCTCCCTGTGCTGCAGTGCCTCCTGTAGATCAGAGTTCAGTCTGTTCTTGAACCTCACTAAGTCGTCTCcttgtctctgactctgtctgaGACTCCGCTGGCTGGCCTCGAGCTCCAGCCCAAGGGTGAACAGCGAACTCTGCATGCCCACCAACTCGCCCTGCAGCTGGGCGAGGGTCAAGGACTCGCTGACCCCCTCTGGAACCTAGAAATGGAATGACAACAGATCAAGGTCACACAGACAGAATCAAATCCAATTTTCATCCAAAAGAATAATTCTGGATTCGCACCTCTAGTAAGTCGTCATGACATGGTTCTGATGACTCATCTTGTACTCAAGTGTGCCTGTGCCACCCCAACCTGACATATTCTGATGCATCAACTACATTATGCAGATGAGCCTGCATCGTTCGAGTCTCTACCTCCTCAACAGCTCCTCTggcattattatcatcatcctcctcctcagaaaCATGACTCACAGCTTACTCCTCTGATAACACAGTAGATGTACTGTAGGAGATGTGAGTGAGTAGTGTCTTCCATGTTCACCCATGAGTCGTAGCTGCAGCAGTAGCGCCACTGGAGACTAGTGCCGCTCGCCGCTTGTTTtcaccaaaaacatgcaaatatgCAGAAGCTACTCATGCTCCAAGAGCAACGTCATGATGTCTTTGTGTTAATCAGGCCTTACCTTGCATTGCGTGAGCTGGTTGCGATGGGCTATTTCTTGCAGCTTGCACAGAGTGGCGTTTTGCCCTTCGATGAGTTGATACAGCTCCTGAGCCTGACACCACAGTGAATCGCATGTATGAGCACTTTCTCAACAAGAACACGTTCCATATCTTGTATATCTTCCTGCccttttattcaaaaaaacagcaacacacgCACCTCACTGTCTTTTGTACCAATAGACTCGGTGAGGCCCTGGATGGTTCTCTCCTGACTGTGAGCCGCCTGGCGAAGTGAACGCAGCTCACACTCCATTTCATTCAGCTTTTCCTGCAGCTTctgcagacagaaacagaggtCATTGTTAGGTCTTCAAACAAATTCAACTGTAATGTGGCGCTTCCATGTGTCATACCATGTTATTGGCCTCGCTCTCATGGATCTTGGCCTGCAGGGACTGGACCTGGAGCTGGGCCTTCTgcagctcactcacacactgaccgGCCGCACACTCATACTGGTTCAGCTGGCTTTGCTGCTCCTCGACAAGACTCTGGAACGAGGACAATAATGCAGGAAGTGAGAGTTAACAGACACCAAATCGACAAACTGCTGGCTTTGTAATGTGACCAATATTTTGAGGCCAGGGGCTGCTTCATTTTCACAGTGGGTTGTGTAAGACTGTGCTCATTCATGTGTGGACTTTATAAAAGGCTTAGATGCAGAGAGAACCTCTTGAGTGGTGCGTGAGCATCTGCACGCATGAGTTAGCACATCTCAGTGGGTTCAAACTGCATTGTGCTACTATTGTCTTTACATAACCAGTGTTAAACAGTGCCAACTCTCAAAAGCTAAGAGGACAGAAAACAATATGATGCACTCTGACTTAAACATCTATTCATGGAGATGTCATTGCATATAGATGAGATTAAATAATGATACTGTAGTAGCCATGACAGGGAGGTCTGACATTGCGTGGATCACTTTGCCTCAAGGTCTCCGAGTGAAAATAGGCCAGTGGTGGGGTCACTTTGTGTTACCGTCTCCCCGCATCTAACCTACTTCAGTCAGCCGTCCCTTCACCAACATCACACACTCTTATTAAATATTCCTAGTCCTAGTAAAATTATCGCTGTTTCAACACTGTGgcaataaaaagataaatattaacttagcttagctttttttttttttgcatctttgtgtttgtgtattgagGCAGAAAATCCTGTGCTGCAACATCATTTATAACTGGAAAAACAGGGAGACTTTTTTGTCTGCAGGCTGTGTTCATGCTGCAGAGTATTCAACAGCATCATATTATGTCACTGTGGATCCATCAATTTTTACGCtatattctgtattttctactttgttgCCATGACCACTGACCCCTTAGTGCACACATACGCTATAAGGTAATTAGGTCATGTTGTGTGTCACTGCTTACCCACACACCTGAGCACTCACGTTATGAATTGAATCACAGACAACTCTGCAAAAAGCCCACTACAGTTTACATGCTCATGAGGAAAAGCTTTtcagtgactgacagctggatCATATGGCTAACCCAGCttaaaaatggtgaaaatgatcattttgtgGGACGGCGTCACTGTTTGTATGTCAAACATCCAAGCCTGTTAGGGTGGTTTAGTGTTGCAGATAATGCAGACTATCCCTCCCACACCAAGTGCTATCATTCTACAGTAGTGGAAGACTTCAGCCTCATCACTATCCTCATCAAGGTTTAATACCTGGTGGGGAGGTGGGCGAGGATACTCTTTGTACAAATCTTCAAAAAGATCCGCCATGTAAGCCATGTTCAGATCCTGTTCCAGCTTGATCAGAGGGGTCTCCAGCCCAGGCACTGGCATGCTGTTGTCTCTTTCCTTGTCTGGAGTTCCATAAGTAATTCCAAAGGCAGGATCCGAGTATCCCAGCCTTGTGCCTCCATTACTGAAGCTCCGTCTGAGCAGTACTGGCAGTTTGCTCCCCTTGGAGGTCCTGACTGGCCGGTAGATGCTATAGCTCTGCAGCaaacacagggacagagagaggcTGAGCCCAGATGAGGACTGACTGTGTGGGGCTCCCATGTGCTCTTCAGAGAGGGAGTCAAATATCCGGTCATCCATGGGTTCCCTAGGGGAACTCAGAGGACCATCTGTTATGGCTGTAGGCTGGACATACTCCTCAGCTGTCTCCAGAGATGTTACAGAGGGGCTGGAGCTGGCATGTCCAGCCAGTGTGCGATCACTGTCTGATCTCCTTGAGGGGTCCTGAGAACCAGGGACCAGAGTTAAAGAAGATGGGGGTTCTTCTGAATTGTCCAcactttttctgtcttcttcttcttcttcagcagtTCCCACCCCTCCAACCACACTGCCTCCGATAACACTGGCTGAATATCTGGTTGACGGGCCACATGAAATACTCCGTGCCAACTTCCTGGGCACCTTACAAACAGCCTCATAATCAGAGTCTGTCACTCTCCAGTAGGAACATCCTTGGCACCTCCTGGGAGTGCTGGACAGACAGCGTTGTGAGCCTGCAACTGTAACCTCTGACCCTGGACCtgctgggtggtggtggtggtggtgatggtgacaGTCCAGGCTGTCGTCAGCCCAAGACTCGTACAAAGAGTAGACCATGTCGTCCTGGAGCAGGGCACAGTACTTTGCATGAGCGAGGCCTGAAAAGTCCACCATGCCATCAACTGGCCCTTCTTCGCCTCCACCCACTGTTACAGCTCCATCCTCGGAATTTGTTTTCCGATAGAGTCCACCGATGCACTGTCTCAGTCTATGTTTCTCCTGCAGGAGCCGCTGCAACCTTTCGATGGACAGGGCCTCCACACGAGCAATGACCGTGTCAAAGCGGTACATGCGGTCCAGCATGAAGGTGCATTTGGAGCAGGCGAACTCTCCACGGCCGTCCCGGGTCAGCTCTTTCCCCAGAGCGTGggacagcagcacctgcaggtTGAGTTTGGCGGTCGGGTGGAAAATCCATCGCCTCTGGTTACCGCAGAGCTCACGGCCACAGATGCGACACGTTTCCTTCATCTTGAGATCAAGCATTCCACAGGTTTATTCTCATCCAGGTTTGGAAAACAATGTCTCATTTGCTCTAGTGTGAAGACGCCTCGCTCATTATGAGGATTTCcatccaaaaaaaacagcacacacaaacatatcacaataaaagcttgtGATGTAGAGGAAATCTTCCTTACAATGACAGTTCATTCAAAAactttaagataaataaaaagaggTAGAAACAAAATAGGCTTGTACAAAATGGTAGCACAggtggttgttgttggttgATGTTAATGAATGTCACGAACACTAAGACACTGTTGTGTCACCATCACCTCAGAATCACAGGATCATTTCCTGAAGGTGCAGGTGCGTGGGGAATAATGGCGCACACCCAGGTATACTAATGGTTTATGTTATCCGCAGAAATGTTCAACATTTCCCCGACAACAGAGCACCGCACAATCCTCTGCATCATCACGGACACACGCGCTGCACCGCACCGCTGCTGTCACGTCCATCACCAGCAGTGATCGATAATAATCCACTGCCCTTTAGACGGACACGGAGCAATAACAAGCGTCCCGGGACGGTCGTCTGAGTCTTTCCCCGGTATCTGCGTCGGAAGAACGGACTCCTCATTTATTCCAGTGCCGCCACCGACCACCACAGACGGAGACACGGAGACCGCGAGCCTGAGCTGCGCGCGGACGGAGATCCTTCGGGCAGATAAGGCTGTGGCTGGCTCGACCAGACCTGCAGCGGCGGAGCGAACTATTCAGGAAACACGGGGGTGGGGAAGCCCGGTGCAATCCTACACGGAGGAGGACGATTTAACATTCACTGTGAGTCCTACTCACTGATACGTATTTAATGTGACACGCAATGACGAATGGAGCACAGATACAGCGAAGATAAGCTTCATTTGGTGgtttattgttaaaaaagaagGAGCGTTGTTCCCCTGGGAGTCTGTAACTTCCCCCTGCCCGGTTCGCCTCACTGAACAGCTCAAAACTGAGTAGCatcatggtgatgatgacattaGTGACGCCCTGAAAATTAAATACAACTGAGACTTAGACATATAATCTGTCTTCAAATATCTACTCATTgtaacaatatttattattgtatagtATTTTACCTTATACTTATTGTAATATGCTATTTAAATACAttagaataaatacattattttaagaccaatctatttttaaaacattaacatattAATCAATAATCCTTAATCCGTTACAGCACTGATTCCAACTAAAAATCTACTTTCACAAAATGGTcagtcaccatgacaacacatGGCCTAATAACTACACTTTAGAAACTACTGGTGTATGTAACTAACAATTGTATATAGAACTGCACACTATTTTGAACTACAAAGCACACCAACTGGTTTAATCAAAGATAATAATGATTAGGTtatgatatataaatacaggAATAAATACAGGACTGGTTCATAACtaaatacataattaaatgATCTGTCCTAATTGAAACAATTGACAAAAATGGAATTTAATATGTAGAAGATATAATATACAGTTTAGTCATACTGCTTTGTGTATTAGTTTTGATAGGCTGGTGTAACTTCACCAGCACAGAGTGTAAAACATGCTCTTGCTTCAGGATTATTGTTGTCAATATTTCCTGTCGTCATGGTGCAGATATTTCAGTGGCACTTTGACTGTGACGATCCCACAGCCAGGTCTTTCTCTTGCATTTGACTGTGCATCTTTGTCCCTGCAGTGaccacagtttttgttttcctgaggGCGCACATGGGTCCCGGATCATGCAGCTACAGTGTGACTTCCCCTCAgataaaacatggaaaaacatcCAGTGACGTTCGTTCATACGCTTTCACCCTGAAAGCGCTTCCTGGTGTTTCAGGACAGAGTCCATAAGTCTGCTTTGTGGTCCtcgattattgattatttgaagTTTAATTCATAGGCTTAAGTCACTTTCAAGGCAGATATTTTACAAGAGTAATGTAAGAGGAATCCAGCTGAATTAAAAAAGCAATTTTTCAAGTGTTAAAACGGCAGCTGGAACCAATCCAGCACCAAGACAGTTTTTGTAACCTGatgttcacagatgtcacctgcaatcAGGCACCTCCTGGACGATGTGGGTGTCCACTCATACGTGCTGTGCTTTCATAACATGAAAGTAGCAATTgggaccattaactcctcagaaaaatgttaaGAAATGTGAGAAGTAGGCATTTTCCCCATAGACTTTGTCTTTTTGCATTTACTGGAGTTGCTCCCCCGTGAATATCCAATAAATTCTCACTGGGTTCGTCCTCAGCCAGCAAACCAGGAGACAACAATTCCCACTCACTCCATCTAACCTAACTCCACTCtacatgtctttggactgtgagaagaagccggagaaaacccatgcataCTGTACACAGAAAGGCTTCAGTTTAACCAGGATTCATACACATGAACCTTCTTGCGATGAGGCACCAGCGCTGGACACAGCCCAGCCATGAACATTCTGTgctaaataataattaatgtttATACATGTCTACATTATAAAGTGCATTTCaaaaagtgttttaacaatCAATCCTGGCTCTTGTTTTCTTCCCAGCCCGTGGAACTAATTAGGAGCCTTTGTGGTGGGCGTCCCCCTGAAACGACACAACTTGATTTATCTGCATCGGGGGTCACAGATCACGTTAAGGTCAACCTGACCTATCGACAACCCCGCTGAAACCAGAGCCACAAAACTGCTAACCAGTAAGATGCCTGCATCACATGTGAAAGAGGGCACCCCATGGgaatgtgtccacacacaca
This genomic interval carries:
- the LOC122771422 gene encoding myomegalin-like isoform X3, with the translated sequence MLDLKMKETCRICGRELCGNQRRWIFHPTAKLNLQVLLSHALGKELTRDGRGEFACSKCTFMLDRMYRFDTVIARVEALSIERLQRLLQEKHRLRQCIGGLYRKTNSEDGAVTVGGGEEGPVDGMVDFSGLAHAKYCALLQDDMVYSLYESWADDSLDCHHHHHHHHPAGPGSEVTVAGSQRCLSSTPRRCQGCSYWRVTDSDYEAVCKVPRKLARSISCGPSTRYSASVIGGSVVGGVGTAEEEEEDRKSVDNSEEPPSSLTLVPGSQDPSRRSDSDRTLAGHASSSPSVTSLETAEEYVQPTAITDGPLSSPREPMDDRIFDSLSEEHMGAPHSQSSSGLSLSLSLCLLQSYSIYRPVRTSKGSKLPVLLRRSFSNGGTRLGYSDPAFGITYGTPDKERDNSMPVPGLETPLIKLEQDLNMAYMADLFEDLYKEYPRPPPHQSLVEEQQSQLNQYECAAGQCVSELQKAQLQVQSLQAKIHESEANNMKLQEKLNEMECELRSLRQAAHSQERTIQGLTESIGTKDSEAQELYQLIEGQNATLCKLQEIAHRNQLTQCKVPEGVSESLTLAQLQGELVGMQSSLFTLGLELEASQRSLRQSQRQGDDLVRFKNRLNSDLQEALQHREVTEKHNQDLHCALQKSRSELQAKEAALKESEAEKVSVVQEKDKTIAQLKHSLQDKEQQLQEYSDMLETTANSKSRDALLEKLRERIKDRDRALERSIDDKFRSLEEREGQVRRLQLALREKERDLERLRCILSNNEETITSLDGLVRSKELELEQAAEAYRNLQWLKQQSEEQERNTLREKETIIKQLQATLQSHSQETQDLTAALIARVQSGPTDIVEELKARLALKEKLFQELLSDRSRQSNHHQAQVQDLFNALSSKDQYLQDHTYRLSLVISERSSQLQELRSQLSLKEQELCEVRRDKERDMGGETEHLRGLLKEKEAFIKELMQSQEEAMQLSSKESDGEMKALQEELQLAMKKERAAQEELSALHLSLAHQQVQGDAQKASGDQQCVLEQLVSEYNKLNDALRAEKRLYQNLMHVHNKSDSSEKIQALHTELDSVQALRGQLEEVLARTCNMALALERAAKRQPDFGELNTEDEEEEGDDEDGGNSSSDEFTDSIEEDDAKATAIAQGSEKSCEARGVAAELVRGVLSQRADVKQLEEARRMLEGQLEEIRSHLESDGFTSVAQMRSALQNLQEENQALKECQERAGVLGLRTNTQKNLRRLAWEEEEDIEEEEEEEEEEEEEEETPQRWKRQCTRPCSLDLEQQIEKEAEPAGNTSEVGALWQDIDEGLREQAAHLRSDLALSHQENRELQERLMVSEATVHAQAEQLKDYRDLLTETSVQQASKQVQVDLQDLGYETCGRSENEAEREDTSSPEFDDLEMCTSLSHQQDYDGVGSSWYSANSGGYEVGDDTSHQHLVLDLRSQLTRCHKVIRGLQLRVRSLSATSDYASSLERTPRKVNWAFETSPAPSGAEEDEGWMSDSQAIRSGSKPRRELEELMARVTSLEAQLKSPGLEGKGQAEEGKCATWPGKYNTLIQAQARELSHLRQRMREGQGVCHILTQHLGDTTKAFEELLRANDIDYYMGQSFREQLAQSTTLAQRVVTKISGRDCAESPDEKMGHELLALRLSKELQQKDKIIESLHTKLQQRPETPSSCHALSETTDQSDRTSLVSEEYRTNEDLELCSDLDAREFQEEQQPRQGSEPDVRPSFPPPPPPPHGLLKSSNSCPNMHYSAPVTLTSQASRALFSEPVSSFFPVPSGPDVWGKEVTSDPRPRALSVIAVRPELDTLYKQMNEQNRGFAVPSDKATFPLSPGAHNQNDLSSYSLLSHHAFQQYQLGGIPEDRSLKSDVGTLWDMENMVQQVGSYAGSSGLRPGVIKSLCGVNVIEEHLQEVRCLRQRLEESIRTNERLRQQLEERLARGGHGGGAPTNIYIQGLDSVTQLSNEIRVLKQENLALQSRLQASTDTCEEVVQLREAVFTAQARLKQAELEAQQWKEELRRLQSYRQEQGEQIHTLRQERQASQERTNRLQHEVSLLQQQLCEGRELIHSLQSELQVYDRVCFTAKANKGYMCGVPVELGELLGEVRSLRAQLQTSVQENSALKQLELHKQLEQKLGVGSPRSPSLSALTASPQRENFYRRQLLHDPAPSPPVRDIGLFNCGSPGPPFSDLDDSHSTANVDSLDPHCELEGEAPDGSFANRNGRHAIGHVDDFSALQQQVLEGRSLIQRMETTLQACLGPTLLDGNEKHSGEMVVDSGCVKSLLSSTRTLRQILEESMSLLKMFWRAALPGNDLTIQNLKKEQCMQEEILSLKLRISEQEEVLKGTIQRLRSTSRTKESMEHFIVNQLSRTRDVLKKARTNLEKNEQRLSSLSSSSSSPHAAEEPGVVAREWPSDRTVLKTSAASGAAAHLRPATRKRNSQCLL